A genomic region of Marinobacter sp. NP-4(2019) contains the following coding sequences:
- the prfA gene encoding peptide chain release factor 1 codes for MKASIQNRLEQLSDRFEEVSALLSDSSVISNQDKFRDLSREFAEIEPIVHCFQAWKKSLADIEEARELARDGDADMREMAEEELALAEQRTDELDEELQRLMLPKDPNDGKNVFLEVRAGTGGDEAAIFAGDLFKMYSRYAERHRWQVEVISESEGEHGGYKEIIARVAGAGVYGALKFESGAHRVQRVPETESQGRIHTSACTVAVMPEADEAETIEINKADLRVDTFRSSGAGGQHVNKTDSAIRITHLPTGIVVECQEERSQHKNRAKAMSLLASRLQNAETERQQKSMAETRKSLVGSGDRSERIRTYNFPQGRVTDHRINLTLYKLDEVISGDLDAVVVPLQQEHQAELLASLSDE; via the coding sequence ATGAAAGCATCGATCCAGAACCGCCTCGAGCAATTGTCAGATCGCTTCGAGGAAGTCAGTGCGTTATTGAGCGATTCCAGTGTTATTTCCAATCAGGACAAATTCCGTGACCTTTCCCGGGAGTTTGCCGAGATCGAGCCGATTGTTCATTGCTTCCAGGCCTGGAAAAAATCCCTGGCCGATATTGAGGAGGCCCGTGAACTGGCTCGTGATGGCGACGCCGATATGCGGGAGATGGCCGAGGAGGAGCTGGCGCTGGCCGAGCAGAGAACCGACGAGCTGGATGAAGAGCTGCAGCGGTTGATGCTGCCGAAAGACCCGAACGACGGCAAGAACGTGTTTCTGGAAGTGCGTGCCGGTACCGGCGGTGACGAAGCCGCGATTTTTGCCGGCGACCTGTTCAAAATGTATTCGCGATACGCCGAGCGTCATCGTTGGCAGGTGGAAGTGATCAGCGAAAGCGAAGGCGAACACGGTGGCTACAAGGAGATCATTGCCCGGGTAGCGGGCGCCGGGGTTTATGGCGCGCTGAAGTTCGAATCCGGGGCGCACCGGGTACAGCGGGTGCCGGAAACCGAGTCCCAGGGGCGTATCCATACTTCAGCTTGTACCGTGGCGGTGATGCCGGAGGCGGATGAGGCTGAGACGATCGAGATCAACAAGGCGGATCTGCGAGTGGATACTTTCCGCTCCTCCGGCGCCGGTGGCCAGCACGTCAACAAGACCGATTCGGCCATCCGCATTACCCACTTGCCCACGGGGATTGTGGTGGAGTGCCAGGAAGAGCGCTCCCAGCACAAGAATCGCGCCAAGGCGATGAGCCTGCTGGCGTCGCGGTTGCAGAATGCGGAAACCGAACGTCAGCAGAAATCCATGGCGGAGACCCGCAAGAGCCTGGTGGGTAGCGGCGACCGCTCCGAGCGAATCCGCACCTACAATTTCCCCCAGGGCCGGGTGACCGACCATCGTATCAACCTGACCCTGTACAAGCTGGATGAAGTCATTTCCGGCGACCTTGATGCCGTGGTGGTTCCGTTACAACAGGAGCACCAGGCCGAATTGCTTGCGTCACTTTCCGATGAGTGA
- the hemA gene encoding glutamyl-tRNA reductase, producing MALVTLGINHRTAPVELRERVAFTPERMAEAFAELKVMCGASEAAILSTCNRTELYLAGDDTCAPVVLRWLAGFHDLDAAELEEVLYLHRDGDAVRHMMRVAAGLDSMVLGEPQILGQLKDAYALSREHGATGTFLSRLFEHTFSVAKRVRTQTAIGENPVSVAYAAVSMAHHIFADMSRNKALLIGAGKTIELVARHLADAGVRDFLVANRTLERAQALAESRGGKGILLSDIPDHLQDVDIVISSTASPLPILGKGAVERALKKRKHRPYFMVDIAVPRDIEPEVASLADVYLYTVDDLRQVIEENIRSREGAAREAENLVTDGVQDFLSQLRALDAVSTLKQFRQRAETLRDTETEKALRALRNGGDPETVLRSLARGLTNKFLHEPSIQVRKATTEGRSEVTEWLRELHQLDAQDDDATTPEKL from the coding sequence ATGGCTCTGGTTACGCTGGGAATCAATCATCGCACCGCACCGGTCGAGCTACGTGAGCGCGTCGCGTTCACGCCTGAGCGCATGGCCGAGGCCTTTGCCGAGCTCAAGGTAATGTGCGGGGCCAGTGAGGCAGCGATCCTGTCCACCTGCAATCGCACCGAACTGTACCTCGCCGGTGACGATACCTGTGCTCCCGTGGTTCTGCGTTGGCTGGCCGGATTTCATGACCTGGACGCAGCCGAGCTGGAAGAAGTGCTCTACCTGCATCGTGACGGCGATGCCGTACGCCATATGATGCGGGTTGCTGCCGGCCTCGATTCCATGGTGCTGGGCGAACCGCAAATCCTCGGGCAGCTAAAGGATGCCTACGCACTCTCGCGGGAGCACGGCGCCACAGGCACTTTCCTCTCCCGTCTCTTCGAACACACCTTTTCCGTCGCCAAGCGGGTCCGTACCCAGACCGCCATTGGTGAAAACCCGGTATCGGTTGCCTACGCCGCTGTCAGCATGGCGCACCATATTTTTGCGGACATGTCCCGCAACAAGGCGTTGCTGATTGGCGCCGGCAAGACCATCGAGCTGGTTGCCCGCCATCTTGCCGATGCGGGGGTGAGGGACTTCCTGGTGGCCAACCGGACACTGGAACGTGCCCAGGCGCTGGCGGAGTCCCGGGGTGGCAAGGGTATCCTTCTGTCCGACATCCCGGATCACCTTCAGGACGTGGACATTGTTATTTCGTCCACGGCCAGTCCGTTACCGATCCTGGGTAAGGGGGCTGTCGAGCGGGCCCTGAAAAAACGCAAGCATCGGCCCTATTTCATGGTAGACATTGCCGTGCCCCGGGATATTGAGCCGGAAGTGGCTTCCCTTGCGGATGTCTACCTGTACACTGTGGACGACCTGCGCCAGGTAATCGAAGAGAACATCCGTTCCCGAGAGGGTGCCGCCCGGGAAGCGGAAAACCTGGTGACTGATGGTGTTCAGGATTTCCTGAGCCAGCTGCGGGCACTGGATGCCGTATCCACGCTCAAGCAGTTCCGGCAGCGCGCCGAGACGCTGCGTGATACTGAAACCGAAAAGGCGCTACGGGCCCTGCGCAACGGTGGTGACCCTGAAACCGTACTGCGAAGTCTTGCCCGTGGCCTCACCAACAAATTCCTCCACGAACCTTCCATCCAGGTTCGCAAGGCAACAACCGAAGGTCGCAGCGAAGTGACCGAGTGGCTGAGAGAACTGCATCAGCTTGATGCCCAGGACGACGACGCCACCACCCCGGAAAAACTATGA